gttattatttaattcataaaattttaattaaaaataaaataagatttaaatttaaaataaaatataaaatcagtAACAACTCAtacgatatatatatataacaagaataaataagatataaaaattttatttttttatctctgCATACACAAATATATGTGAGtctaattcttaaaaaaaattgtatggtAGGTGttcaaaaaattacaaaaaaaatttcaatttaaaatagatGTTCATTAGCCAAAAAATTGACAACAATACATAACGTTTTTAtagcaccaaaaataaaaaaaaaatatatttttattagcatATTCAAATATTTGTctctaatttatattatttggataaaaattttaaaacaaagtagatcagtaaaattattttattattaccgcttgaacacatggtaatcttttatagtttataataaaaatgagaaaataaaatgtagAATTAATCCTCCTATGAATagtcaaaattattattaccTAAAGCGAGATAATTGTTTCAATCTTTTATCATGtgactttttaataatttttaatccatACAAGTCTCAAATTTATGTATACACTTATTATACTTAAGATGACTTTGGTAAAACGTGTGCTTCTATTCTAAaggttgtttatttatttatttatttttgtcattttataaatatttttcaaaaattaaactcGCTCTATTCggttaaatcaaataaaataaatttaataagaaCAAATTATAAACGAAGAAGGTTAAAGAGACAGTAGATTTTGTTATTTAtagtcattatttatatttttaatgatataaaattaaatttaatgatataaaattactcattttttttgtGTGGGTTAAgtgttaatcaaattttaataaaaatattgaccCTAGACTTTCTCATTACAAAAACATTTGATAAAACTTGCCTTTCAAATTTATATGACtacaaaatacataaatataacaaaaaataaattcaaatattcataaatatataaaattatattagattttttaattttaaaaagtataaactaGCTTTGAAGTCTAtatatttactttaaaaaatcacccctaaaattttgaaattcaaaagtATAACATGAACATTTTGTTTTACCAAAGAAAATGTAttaacttatttttcaaaaaactcaAGCATGCCAAATGGAACCTTAGGTTTCTGGCCTTTCATTATGGGTATTGTCCTCACTGTGATACATTTCTTATGTATTTACTTGAAAAGGGAATGGAACAATTCAACCGCAAAGAAGTCGTGGAATATCATAataaacacgcaagtctcccaAGAATGGAATCAAAATTGAGACGAGAGGAGGGAAGAAAGCAAAACCtccatgatttagattcctTCAGATAACAATTTGGCCGGGAAACGTATTCCCCCCACATGCCTTGTGAGGTCCATAACAAAAGAGGACCTCCAATCATTCAAACAATGCACACTTCCGCTTTATAATTTTGCACTTTTTCCAACTATAAATACTGCCTCCTGCTTCAACTCTTGGAGCCACAACACCATTCATACAAAGCTTTGCAATCTACAGCTTACTTCATACCTTTGTGATTTCTCTTTCCTTCCATAAAACCAATCATGTCTAGCACCTGCGGCAACTGCGACTGCGCTGACAAGACCCAGTGTGTGTAAGTGCTTAATGCCCTCTCTTTGCTTAAGTGTTCCGACAAAAGTCAGCCAACTTTTatagaattttgtttattttaaatttcttaattctaaatcctaaagaAGAGTTGACTAATGTTAGCAAACTAAAAATTAGTTGCCTATGTTTTTTCTTCTGAAAgttttgatacaattttaatagAAATTCTTCTATGCTATGAGAGCAAGTTCACTAAGGCTGTCATTGTTTCTAAGAATAGAATAAGACAAGATACTGAGAACAAAGAACAAAATATAAAGAATAGAGACataaaatttagtattcttGTATTCTATCAATGTTTCATCTATCAAACGCGGCCTAACAAACTTGCTCTGTACCATTCAATTGTACTTCATTTTCAATCATTATGAATAGTTCGCTCGATACCATTTGTGCATGTTCAATACTTTGCTTTTACTAATTCACTCGTACAAATTTTTCAGGAAGGGAAACAACGTCGTTCAAATCGTGGAGACTGAAAAGAGGTAAAATTGACGAGAAATTCTTATATCCTTCATAGTTTAACTGCTTTTTTAGCTCTACCCATTACAGAGAAAAGAACCCCTACTCAagctgcttttttttttttggtgcaTTTGCAGCTACACCGAGACCGTTGTCGCTTCAGCTGCTGAGAACGACGGATGCAAGTGCGGCGCTAGCTGCAGTTGCACCAACTGCACCTGCAACAACTGCAGCTGCTGCCATTAAATACGATTGCCAAATGTGTTTGGGAATGATTTCCTAATAAGTAATCTTTTACTAAATAAATTTGTGTGCTTGTTGCACTTCATATCTGTATAAGTAATGCACTGTGAATCGAGTTTGGTTCCAGTGATAGTTATATAAAAGCTATGGCTTTGGCACTTTATTGTTACATTGACTAAAAATATGCATATCTCTGTCTATGTTGTCAGCATCAAATTCTATATCAAACACAGAGCAATCATAGTATCATACATAACTGTGTGCAAAAATCAGCTCgcttaaatttgaaaataaaatagtgatATCAATTATTTGAATGCATTTGAAATCAATGTAAAATGGGAAACGGCACACAGGAAGCATAGGCACATAACTTTGAAGAAAActggacaacaacaacaacaacaaaacatTATTAATGTTTGAGGATATATGTTCATCTCGTGCATAACTATGCTCATTGATATCATATGTAAATGATACACACTGCAATAAATTGGACCAACTACCTCGttccaaattattttttaactttaaaaagtATGGTACATTTAAGGCTTAATACATCTAAATACAAATTGCATCGGAAGTTTTGAATGTACCAAATTTTCCAATGTGACAGATAATTTGGCAAAAAGGGAGTATATTGCTAAGTTCTAATCCAACAAACTCCTATGTTGTATGTTTACTATCTAAAGTTAAAGTCTAAACCCACACAGGACCATAGTTTTCCAGAATATATTTTAGTCCGGTGAATTAGGGATTCCACATTCCACTCTATTATTATTCACACGACAAGAAGAATTCAGGTTAAGCTGAATTAGTACAAATACCGATTTGAGATTTTGCAAAGTATATGAGATTTCAATTACATCCATCAAGCAAAGGTAGAATGGAGTCTCATTATAGTCACAAATAACAAAAAGCATGTTCTATTCTTCAtcaattaaattggtttaatGTAAtgctacataaaaataatatcatcaCAAAGATATCAAGTGAAGATCAAGATAACAATGAGAAGAACTGTTGACGATTCctgtatatttaaattttataaataactgCTTGCTCCTGTCAAGAAGGATCAACAGGGACAGAGGGAAGCAAAAAATGGGAAGGAAGATTTGTTGATTAACCACATTTATTAGACAACAAATGGATTTGTgtacaaattacaaaatcactaaCTACTCATTATATAATCTCAGCAAGTGATATAGGAGTAATAATACCAGATATAATGAAAACGAGGATCTCCATAGAAAGGTTTAAGTTTAGTTGATCAATTATGAAGTGCATGTAGCAATCAATTTCCCTaagtccttttttttttaagttacaaCTATCATCCTGATGTAGTTTGCTTAAAAAATAAACTGATCCAAAATCTTGATTGACCACAGACAATCAACTCAGTTATTATAGTAGAGtgaccttttttctttttcaccagTCTCAGACATTGAATCCCTCAGAACGAAGGCACTGTTTATGAGCCTCGATCCATTTCGCACAAGAAGCTTCACCATGCTCAACTATGCATTCATCTCGCAGCTTTTTAGTGTCTGGGCATGCACAGCAGATTTTCTTCTTTGGCTTTGACTCTGTAACAGTTGCCACAGAAACTACACCTTCATTCTGCTTAGACCCTTGAGCGCTCAAGGTAGACGAAGCACTTTGCAATTGCATACCACTCATTATCTTAAATTGGCCTACAGAAGGGGAAACAAAAAAACCAAACGAAAAAGTATTATattctagtttatcaccaaatagAATACAAGAACACTCTATGATTTATATCTTGTTTTCAGTGTCCTGTCTTGTCCTATTTTAAAAAGCAAACGCAACCTTAATGTTTAGACAAAATTTGTCACTTGCTCACAAATAAGCATAACAAGCTCAGAATCATATGGGGTTAGAAACCAATTCATCTAAGTTCTAAACTGCATTGCAGTTCCAAAAATTTTCCAAATCTCAAAGATAAACCAATATGCTGAGACAATATACATGAGAATGAgatgacaaataaaattaagggtaaaaagaaaacatatgaataatttcatatagatGACAAACAAGATGAAAAGTGAAAAGTTTTATCTAATAGTACATACTCCCATGAAAATTTGCTCTCTCAAAATTTCTTCCGGGACAATTTACGGCTAACCAAACATGCCCAAGAACCCCAatataaatttcattaaaaaagaaaaaatggccGTTCACATCGTGAATCTCTCTTTGTAAGAAGAAGCCCTAGAACCCCAAAATCCTAACCTTTGTCCAACTTGAGGTTTAGGAGTCTAAGATGTTGAAAAATCCAGCAGAAACAGAAATTTGAACAGGTTTAGATTTGAGTTTGTGACAGTCCGAAAGAGAGGAGAGTCAGAGAAAGAACGAGGGAGAAGAGAACTTACGCTACTGCCAACTGCCAAGACAAGCCAAtccgaaataaaataaaaaagaaattggagaagaatgaagattctacttgataataattaaaagagtAAAGGATAAATCTGTCCTGACCTTTTTTTTGTGGACATTTTTGTCTCTGAAGTTTGGAAAATACTTTAATATCCCTGACTCTCTGAAAAAGTGGACATATTTAACCCTCCGTTAGAGTCGCTCCGTTTGCCCTGACGAAAAACGGTGACGTGGCTCTCGTGGCGCTGACCTGGCCATTACGGGCTGCCACGTGGGATGGACTTTTGAAAAGAGGACATATTAGTCCTTTCACACCAAAACGTGTAGCTTTTCAAAACAGGACATATTAGTCCTCTCACcccaaaacgacgccgtttctcTCCACCCCTCCAAACACACTTTAATCCCCTTCTGCATTTCCAATCAACAATACTTCACCAAATCCAGAAGCAGCAAATTTAGCACTTCTAGTTCTGCAATTCCAGAATCATCAGCAATGCATCCAAAACACATAAACAGAGAATCAACAAAGTAACAAATCGCAGCAACATCAGCGAAATTTCAAGAAAAATGAGAGGCGGGAATCTAAGCAAATTCAGATTCAACAAGCAATTCAGCGACATATTCACCAACAACAAAGCACAAATTCAATTTCACAGGTTCAGTTCACAATTCAACCAGTCCAAATTGTGCAATTTATGAAGAACATGTAAGAACTCCTTATAATTCTGAAAAAATTGCTACACTCTCAAATAGAATCAGCAACTTACCAGAAATTGCATATGGAAAAAACGGATCTGagagaataagaaaaattatgcaAACAGCACCTGAGAGCTTGAAGGAGTGAGATCAGATAAACTCTCCGGTGCATCGATTACATGCCACCGAACACTGAAGCTCCATTTTTTGTCAGAATTTTCGTCTGGAAGCAGTCTAGAGATATGACCAACAGCAACATGAAGATTTCGACCCACGACATAAATATGGCAATCGCAAGCATTGACAGCAAAAGGCTTGCATATTTGCTCAGGCAAAGGGGGGCCATCTATGGCATCCCAGGAGTCTGTTTCCGTGTCATAGACCTTTAGCTTCATTCTTTCGAGCTCAGAGACAACAAACAAGTGGCCATAAACAACGACACTTGAACCGGTCCAGCCTTCTCTAAGTCCAACAGCCATGTTTTCTCAATTATCTGTTCTGGGATCATAGACTTGTCCCCTTGGAGAGACATAAAAGGGCCATAACCAGCTTTCGTTGACGAGAAGCTTCCCGTTGAGAACTGCTGCATCATAAGATGCCATATTGGTTCCTATGCTGGCGATAGAGCGCCAATTTCCAGTGAAAGGATCCAATACCTTTCTCATCTAAATACACACCTCACCTAAACCCTCCCTTTCACAACTAAACTTGATTTCATTCCCCCCCCCCAAATCCAAATCCTCCTCAACAAACACAAAATTTCCTGACTTTATGAAAAAATCTCAGTTTTATCTGAAATAGCAATCACTAAGGACCCCACGGCGGGACCCA
The genomic region above belongs to Arachis duranensis cultivar V14167 chromosome 3, aradu.V14167.gnm2.J7QH, whole genome shotgun sequence and contains:
- the LOC107478448 gene encoding cytochrome c oxidase copper chaperone 2; this encodes MSGMQLQSASSTLSAQGSKQNEGVVSVATVTESKPKKKICCACPDTKKLRDECIVEHGEASCAKWIEAHKQCLRSEGFNV